A single Streptomyces mirabilis DNA region contains:
- a CDS encoding multicopper oxidase family protein, with amino-acid sequence MHSPTRRTVLGASIAAAGSGLLAGCSGSDSPSGPGSHPGPGEHQGSGHGGRPFVPRGPKGYVNPSDPEVLAVERKRGSGPVRSFRLTAAETTLDLGGRTVRSWAYGDSLPGREVRIKSGDILDLNLANHLPVSTTLHSHGVRMRCDMDGVPGLTQHPIRPGADFNYRFAVDHPGTYWLHSHSGLQLDRGLYAPLIVEDPREPLSYDKEWVVILDDWVDGVAGSTPDGVLAQLLDGKGMATGMGMGEDDEPGGKAHDKAAHEKPHGPSRVLRNSHSRILHSEGGSVDYPFYLVNGRLPKAPSVFRARKGDRIRLRIINAGAETAFRVALGGHEMTITHTDGYPVEHTQTDALLLGMAERYDVLITAKDGVFPLVALAEGKNARALAVLRTGSGDNPRPSVHPDELDGKLVPARRLVPDDSVALSDDEPDRELRIRLTGGMKKFDWAFDHRPYSVEQRHPVSYGERIRLTLINATDMWHPMHLHGHTFALTGFGVVGARKDTAHVVPHHKLVVDFYADNPGLWMLHCHNQYHSESGMMTILGYRK; translated from the coding sequence ATGCACTCACCTACGCGGCGCACCGTGCTCGGTGCCTCGATCGCGGCCGCCGGCTCGGGACTCCTGGCCGGCTGCTCCGGGTCCGACTCTCCCTCCGGACCTGGCTCGCACCCCGGCCCCGGCGAGCACCAGGGGAGCGGCCACGGCGGCAGACCCTTCGTCCCCAGGGGACCCAAGGGGTACGTGAACCCGTCCGATCCCGAGGTCCTCGCAGTCGAGAGGAAACGCGGGTCCGGCCCCGTTCGCTCGTTCAGGCTCACGGCCGCCGAGACGACCCTCGACCTGGGTGGACGGACCGTCAGGTCATGGGCGTACGGCGACTCGCTGCCCGGCAGGGAGGTGCGGATCAAGTCGGGCGACATCCTCGATCTCAACCTGGCCAACCATCTGCCCGTGTCCACGACGCTGCACTCGCACGGTGTCCGCATGCGCTGCGACATGGACGGAGTGCCCGGCCTCACCCAGCACCCCATCAGGCCCGGCGCCGACTTCAACTACCGCTTCGCCGTGGACCACCCGGGCACGTACTGGCTGCACTCGCACTCGGGGCTGCAGCTCGACCGCGGCCTGTACGCCCCGCTGATCGTCGAGGACCCCAGGGAGCCGTTGTCCTACGACAAGGAGTGGGTCGTCATCCTGGACGACTGGGTGGACGGCGTGGCCGGCTCCACCCCCGACGGTGTGCTCGCACAACTGCTCGACGGCAAGGGCATGGCGACGGGCATGGGCATGGGTGAGGACGACGAACCCGGGGGCAAGGCCCATGACAAGGCCGCCCACGAGAAGCCCCACGGTCCCTCCCGCGTCCTGCGGAACTCCCACAGCCGCATCCTGCACAGCGAGGGAGGCAGCGTCGACTACCCGTTCTACCTGGTCAACGGCCGTCTCCCAAAGGCTCCTTCGGTCTTCCGGGCCCGCAAGGGGGACCGCATCCGGCTGCGGATCATCAACGCCGGCGCCGAAACGGCCTTCCGGGTGGCGCTGGGCGGCCACGAGATGACGATCACGCACACGGACGGCTACCCCGTCGAGCACACGCAGACGGACGCGCTGCTGCTCGGCATGGCCGAACGCTACGACGTGCTGATCACCGCCAAGGACGGGGTGTTCCCACTGGTCGCGCTCGCCGAGGGCAAGAACGCCAGGGCCCTGGCCGTCCTGCGCACCGGCAGTGGGGACAATCCCCGCCCCTCCGTGCACCCGGACGAACTCGACGGCAAGCTCGTCCCGGCCAGACGCCTTGTGCCGGACGACTCCGTGGCCCTCAGCGACGACGAACCGGACCGCGAGCTGCGCATCAGACTGACCGGCGGGATGAAGAAGTTCGACTGGGCCTTCGACCACCGGCCGTACTCCGTCGAGCAACGCCACCCGGTCAGCTACGGCGAACGGATCCGCCTGACCCTCATCAACGCCACCGACATGTGGCACCCCATGCACCTGCACGGCCACACCTTCGCCCTCACCGGCTTCGGCGTGGTCGGCGCCCGCAAGGACACCGCCCACGTGGTGCCGCACCACAAACTCGTCGTCGACTTCTACGCCGACAACCCGGGCCTGTGGATGCTCCACTGCCACAACCAGTACCACTCGGAGTCCGGCATGATGACGATCCTCGGCTACCGGAAGTGA